From Novipirellula galeiformis, a single genomic window includes:
- a CDS encoding neutral/alkaline non-lysosomal ceramidase N-terminal domain-containing protein, which translates to MQRSLSLVGIIVVMFAAVGSAAELTWKVGAAKKVITPDEPIAMAGYASRESPAEGKLTELWAKALVIQDGEGHRCVVLTLDLVGIDRRLTEAVCDSLKAKHGLSRDQIVICTSHTHTGPVVGREPVSVLYDTLPKKQHQAVEAWVATLHPKIVAVTEEAIGKLAPSQLAWGSGTSTFAVNRRENVPESKVPQARVDGTLRGPVDHDVPVLAAHNAEGKLTAVLFGYACHATVLSLNLWSGDYPGFAQMELEENHPDCVALFFAGCGADQNPLPRRTVELARHYGKRLATAVDSVLLTSQMHPVSGTLRTTFAELDLPFGTLPQRDEIERNSKSSNKYEVARAKLLLEQLDAGKPLAPTHPYPISVWSIGDEIQFVSLGGEVVVDYALRLKAELEGRQTWVASYANDVMAYIPSRRVLAEGGYEGGGAMVYFGLPAPWSPTIENDIVNEVHRRVEVLGTSK; encoded by the coding sequence ATGCAACGAAGTCTAAGTTTGGTGGGGATCATCGTGGTCATGTTTGCCGCGGTTGGATCGGCCGCAGAGTTGACGTGGAAGGTGGGAGCAGCGAAGAAGGTCATCACGCCCGACGAGCCCATCGCGATGGCGGGTTATGCTTCACGAGAGAGTCCAGCCGAAGGCAAACTTACCGAACTGTGGGCCAAGGCGTTGGTGATCCAGGATGGCGAAGGGCATCGCTGCGTCGTATTGACGTTGGACTTGGTGGGCATCGATCGCCGGTTGACCGAAGCGGTCTGTGATTCATTGAAGGCCAAGCATGGTTTGTCACGAGACCAGATCGTCATTTGCACCTCCCACACCCATACCGGGCCCGTTGTCGGCCGAGAACCGGTTTCGGTGCTCTATGACACGCTGCCTAAGAAACAACATCAAGCGGTCGAGGCGTGGGTCGCCACCTTGCATCCGAAGATCGTAGCGGTAACAGAAGAAGCCATTGGCAAACTTGCACCAAGCCAGTTGGCATGGGGCAGCGGTACGTCGACGTTTGCGGTCAATCGCCGCGAGAATGTGCCAGAGTCAAAAGTGCCACAGGCCCGAGTCGACGGCACATTGAGAGGCCCCGTGGACCACGATGTCCCGGTGCTGGCCGCACACAACGCGGAGGGAAAATTGACGGCGGTTTTGTTTGGATACGCCTGTCATGCGACGGTGTTGAGTCTGAATTTGTGGTCGGGCGACTATCCCGGGTTCGCTCAAATGGAGTTAGAAGAAAATCATCCGGACTGCGTCGCGTTGTTCTTCGCAGGTTGTGGGGCCGATCAAAATCCACTGCCGCGACGAACGGTCGAGTTAGCGAGGCACTACGGCAAACGACTTGCCACCGCAGTCGACTCCGTGCTCTTGACCTCTCAGATGCATCCCGTATCCGGAACCCTACGCACCACGTTTGCTGAACTTGACTTGCCGTTTGGAACGCTACCACAACGCGATGAGATCGAGCGAAACTCAAAATCGTCCAACAAGTATGAGGTAGCACGCGCTAAACTACTTTTGGAGCAACTCGATGCCGGCAAACCACTCGCTCCAACGCATCCGTATCCCATCAGCGTATGGAGTATCGGCGACGAAATCCAATTTGTATCACTCGGGGGAGAAGTGGTCGTCGATTATGCATTACGATTAAAAGCGGAATTGGAAGGCCGTCAAACCTGGGTGGCCAGTTACGCTAACGATGTGATGGCCTACATTCCGTCGCGCCGCGTGCTTGCCGAAGGGGGATACGAAGGCGGCGGGGCGATGGTCTATTTCGGGCTACCAGCACCTTGGTCACCCACGATCGAAAACGACATCGTCAATGAGGTGCATCGGCGAGTTGAAGTGCTTGGCACATCAAAGTGA
- the rarD gene encoding EamA family transporter RarD yields the protein MNAPVASTASSTFDLRFGFGCAIAAHTLWGLFPIFWRQLNHIDAMELVWHRVLWSFVLLTIIIPLLLRKGNLGGFREFANALGNPRVWAIYSLAAGLIAINWFTFIWAVNNHRVLEASLGYYINPLLNVTLGVLVLGERLGRIQWCAVMVAAVGVLVMSIAGGGVPWISLTMASSFAFYALIKAKAGLPAVLGLWFEMAVLFLPALFFISSKVMVGESALDGSPLTVKAMLVSAGLVTISPLLLFAAAVRRVSLSTIGILQYIGPTLQFVVGAFVFGEALDQWRIIGFAFVWAGLVIYLLSPTIRRRFGPHPVPCTSN from the coding sequence TTGAACGCGCCTGTTGCTTCGACTGCTTCCTCGACGTTTGATCTGCGTTTTGGGTTCGGCTGCGCCATCGCTGCCCACACCCTGTGGGGGCTGTTTCCGATCTTCTGGAGGCAACTCAATCACATTGATGCAATGGAATTGGTTTGGCACCGAGTTCTGTGGTCCTTTGTGCTGCTGACGATCATCATTCCGCTGCTGCTTCGCAAGGGAAACCTCGGTGGCTTTCGCGAGTTCGCAAACGCGCTTGGCAACCCTCGCGTTTGGGCGATCTATTCCCTGGCCGCCGGGTTGATTGCGATTAATTGGTTCACGTTCATTTGGGCCGTCAACAACCATCGGGTTCTCGAGGCGTCGCTGGGGTACTACATCAACCCTCTCTTGAATGTCACGCTCGGCGTACTTGTCCTTGGGGAGCGGCTCGGACGCATTCAGTGGTGCGCGGTGATGGTGGCTGCGGTTGGCGTTTTGGTGATGTCAATCGCCGGGGGTGGGGTACCGTGGATCTCGTTGACGATGGCATCCTCGTTTGCGTTTTACGCGTTGATCAAAGCCAAGGCTGGCTTGCCTGCCGTTCTGGGACTGTGGTTCGAGATGGCTGTCTTGTTCTTGCCCGCCCTGTTTTTTATCTCGTCCAAGGTGATGGTTGGCGAAAGTGCGTTGGATGGTTCGCCCCTCACAGTAAAGGCGATGCTGGTGTCAGCCGGATTGGTGACCATTTCACCGTTATTGCTGTTCGCCGCGGCGGTGCGACGAGTCAGCCTTTCGACCATCGGCATCCTCCAATATATCGGCCCTACGCTTCAGTTTGTCGTCGGTGCGTTTGTCTTCGGCGAAGCGTTGGATCAATGGCGAATTATTGGGTTTGCATTCGTATGGGCAGGCTTGGTGATCTATCTGCTCAGCCCAACGATCCGGCGGCGTTTTGGGCCTCATCCGGTCCCCTGTACCAGCAACTAA
- a CDS encoding tetratricopeptide repeat protein: MNAHLQRALMLLDQARYELAIDELRQVLASEPNHAVAHAVLAICFSNTKNDNEAQREAELAIHLAPDQAFAFYAQALVMANRNQFAAAQTAIETAIGLDPYNPNFFAQLAQIRFNQSDWKGTLEAAQTGLSLDAESAACTNLRAMALVKLGRKIEAQEAIGAALKRAPEDEYAHANMGWTLLEQNQPEKAMEHFRESLRLNPEMDWARAGIIEAMKSRYFLYRIMLNWFLWMQKLQQKAQWGVIIGAYIGFQLLSGFAAKHPEWSPLLQPLLILYIAFALMTWVASPLFNLVLRTSPFGRLALSKEQIRTSNWVGVCVLSGIMLVVAYFATGAAALLGCALACVLLIPPLGGIYRCQQGWPRATLSLVTIALGFMAAVVVSTLLVSHWLTHDIRRPLQGIGLLYFTPLLYGSIGAQFLTNALVSATPKRGTHTEKKVWVIGGTLLGIAAVATCAFIALIVTIGIMDPT, encoded by the coding sequence ATGAATGCACATTTACAACGCGCCTTGATGCTGTTGGACCAAGCTCGCTATGAGTTAGCCATCGATGAACTCCGACAAGTCTTGGCGTCGGAGCCCAATCACGCAGTGGCACATGCCGTGCTGGCGATCTGTTTTTCCAACACAAAAAACGATAATGAGGCACAACGTGAAGCCGAGTTGGCGATTCATTTAGCTCCCGATCAAGCGTTCGCATTCTATGCGCAAGCCTTGGTGATGGCGAACCGCAACCAGTTTGCTGCGGCCCAAACCGCGATTGAGACCGCGATCGGATTGGATCCCTACAACCCCAATTTCTTTGCACAACTCGCTCAAATCCGGTTCAATCAAAGCGATTGGAAAGGGACGCTCGAGGCTGCCCAAACCGGGCTTTCTCTCGATGCCGAGTCCGCCGCGTGCACCAATCTACGCGCCATGGCGTTGGTGAAGTTAGGACGCAAGATCGAAGCGCAAGAGGCGATCGGCGCGGCACTCAAACGCGCACCCGAAGACGAGTACGCGCACGCTAACATGGGTTGGACGCTGCTTGAACAAAATCAACCTGAGAAAGCGATGGAGCATTTTCGCGAATCGCTCCGTTTGAATCCCGAAATGGATTGGGCGCGTGCTGGAATCATCGAAGCGATGAAGTCGCGTTACTTCCTTTATCGGATCATGCTGAATTGGTTTCTGTGGATGCAAAAGCTTCAACAGAAAGCTCAGTGGGGTGTGATTATCGGCGCCTACATTGGTTTTCAGTTGCTTTCGGGATTTGCCGCTAAGCATCCCGAGTGGTCTCCGTTGCTGCAACCGTTGCTGATTCTGTATATCGCGTTTGCCTTGATGACTTGGGTGGCAAGCCCGCTGTTCAACTTGGTATTGCGAACCAGCCCGTTTGGTCGTTTAGCGTTGTCCAAGGAACAAATTCGCACGTCCAATTGGGTCGGCGTTTGCGTGCTCAGTGGCATCATGTTGGTGGTCGCCTATTTTGCAACCGGCGCCGCTGCGTTGCTTGGATGTGCGTTGGCGTGCGTCTTGTTGATACCGCCACTAGGAGGCATTTATCGCTGTCAACAAGGTTGGCCACGAGCGACGTTGTCACTGGTCACCATCGCCCTCGGCTTTATGGCTGCGGTGGTGGTTTCCACACTGCTGGTAAGCCATTGGCTCACCCATGACATCCGTCGACCGTTGCAAGGGATCGGCCTGCTGTACTTCACCCCGCTGTTGTATGGATCGATCGGCGCCCAATTCTTGACCAACGCGTTGGTTTCGGCGACCCCCAAACGCGGCACCCATACGGAAAAGAAGGTTTGGGTGATCGGCGGCACCCTGCTTGGAATCGCTGCGGTTGCAACGTGCGCCTTCATCGCATTGATTGTCACTATCGGGATCATGGATCCCACATAG
- a CDS encoding ATP-binding protein: MAPEDEALNGLREALKVSPNNLPLRVHLAQTLVSFGRFEEAAAEYRNALSLSPDHGEVKYGLASAYLSLGEQSKAMVILEDLCRSESAPAKAFIVLAKLLLGEGKVRDAVIQYKEGIQRDPACADPILGDQLGVGEAYQDGDVVEGRSRESSQRSPEIVVSEIERPKIKFDDVGGMDKLKEEIRLKILYPLQHPEMYEAYGKKIGGGILMYGPPGCGKTYLARATAGELGAGFISVGISDVLDMWTGQSERNLAQIFEQARVNQPCVLFFDEVDALGGRRSDMSSGAGRHVINQFLAEMDGVKNSNEGVLVLAATNAPWHVDPAFRRPGRFDRVLFVPPPDNDARAEVLRIHLKGKPQDSIDFQQIAKKTAEFSGADMKAVVDQAIEEKLRIALKEGIPKPLVTKDLIGAAKSLSPTTREWFSTARNYAIYSNQGGIYDDVLKYLNL, encoded by the coding sequence ATGGCGCCCGAAGACGAAGCACTCAACGGACTTCGTGAGGCCTTGAAGGTTTCGCCTAACAATCTGCCGCTCCGAGTTCACCTCGCCCAGACGTTGGTCAGTTTTGGCCGTTTCGAAGAGGCCGCGGCGGAGTATCGCAACGCACTGAGCCTTTCGCCTGATCATGGAGAGGTCAAATATGGATTGGCGTCGGCCTACCTCTCGCTCGGCGAGCAGAGCAAAGCCATGGTGATCCTAGAAGATCTTTGCCGCTCGGAATCGGCGCCTGCCAAAGCGTTCATCGTGCTGGCCAAATTGTTATTGGGCGAAGGCAAAGTGCGTGACGCGGTGATTCAGTACAAGGAGGGGATCCAACGCGATCCCGCCTGCGCCGATCCGATACTCGGAGATCAATTGGGCGTGGGTGAAGCGTATCAAGACGGCGACGTGGTCGAAGGGCGGAGTCGCGAATCGAGCCAGCGTTCACCCGAAATCGTTGTCTCTGAAATTGAACGTCCCAAGATCAAGTTTGATGATGTCGGAGGGATGGACAAGCTAAAAGAAGAGATCCGGCTAAAGATCTTGTACCCGCTTCAACATCCGGAAATGTACGAAGCCTACGGAAAAAAAATCGGTGGGGGGATTTTGATGTACGGTCCCCCCGGATGCGGAAAAACCTATTTGGCGCGCGCCACCGCTGGCGAATTGGGAGCTGGCTTTATCTCCGTCGGCATCAGCGATGTGTTGGACATGTGGACGGGCCAAAGCGAGCGCAATCTTGCTCAGATCTTTGAGCAAGCCCGCGTTAACCAACCCTGTGTGTTGTTCTTTGACGAAGTGGACGCACTCGGCGGCCGCCGCAGCGACATGAGCAGCGGTGCCGGGCGACACGTGATCAATCAATTTTTAGCGGAGATGGATGGCGTCAAAAACTCCAACGAAGGGGTGTTGGTTTTGGCTGCGACCAACGCTCCTTGGCACGTTGACCCGGCATTTCGTCGCCCTGGGCGTTTTGATCGAGTGTTGTTTGTCCCGCCACCGGACAACGATGCGCGGGCGGAGGTGTTGCGGATCCATTTGAAAGGGAAACCACAAGACTCAATCGATTTTCAGCAAATCGCTAAGAAGACGGCTGAGTTTTCGGGGGCCGACATGAAAGCGGTCGTCGACCAAGCGATTGAAGAGAAATTACGCATTGCGTTGAAGGAAGGCATCCCAAAACCGCTGGTCACGAAAGACTTGATCGGGGCAGCGAAGTCCCTCAGCCCAACGACGCGTGAGTGGTTTTCAACGGCGCGGAATTACGCGATCTATTCCAACCAAGGCGGCATCTACGACGACGTGTTAAAGTATTTGAATCTATGA
- a CDS encoding alpha/beta hydrolase, giving the protein MRTSDTVGDDNTNASTEVRHSDLSVFSDTEGTVRPIQTTDDWAARRKQIIAGAELAMGPMPTFENLPDFAPKPNEDVRLGDVRRITMTIAVDGTDRLPLDLYLPSSVADDFDLTRMQKSIGSSKLPAVIALHPTGAAGKRIVAGEGGRPGRQYAIELAQRGYVVVAPDYPSFGQYNQYDFAADAYVSGTMKGIFNHRRCIDFVSKLSFVDPERIGAIGHSLGGHNAIFLGVFDERVKVIVSSCGWCPFHDYYGGDIKGWTSDRYMPKLRDDYDLNPDKVPFDFYELVAALAPRTFVSVSPIHDSNFDVNGVRKAIPVAGTIYSLFKARDELVLLTPDCEHDFPTEMRQEAYRVIDRVLQHTPNDSKTQGAK; this is encoded by the coding sequence GTGCGAACCTCTGACACCGTTGGCGATGACAACACGAACGCATCCACCGAAGTCCGCCATTCCGACTTGAGCGTTTTCAGCGACACCGAGGGAACGGTGCGTCCGATTCAGACGACCGACGACTGGGCTGCGCGACGAAAACAAATCATCGCGGGTGCAGAGTTAGCAATGGGTCCAATGCCGACGTTTGAAAACCTGCCCGACTTTGCCCCCAAGCCGAATGAAGATGTGCGTTTGGGCGACGTGCGACGAATCACGATGACGATCGCAGTCGACGGCACCGATCGCTTACCGCTCGATCTCTATCTTCCGTCATCGGTCGCCGACGATTTTGATCTAACGAGAATGCAAAAATCCATTGGGTCGTCGAAGTTACCCGCCGTAATCGCACTTCATCCCACCGGTGCCGCCGGTAAGCGGATCGTCGCAGGCGAAGGGGGCAGACCGGGTCGGCAATATGCGATTGAGCTCGCCCAACGCGGCTACGTCGTGGTGGCCCCGGATTATCCGTCATTTGGTCAATACAACCAATATGATTTCGCAGCTGACGCGTACGTCTCGGGAACGATGAAAGGAATTTTCAATCATCGCCGCTGTATCGACTTTGTTTCCAAACTTTCGTTTGTCGATCCCGAACGGATTGGCGCCATTGGGCATTCGCTTGGCGGACACAATGCAATCTTTTTGGGCGTCTTTGACGAACGAGTCAAAGTCATCGTTTCGAGTTGCGGATGGTGCCCGTTCCATGATTACTATGGCGGCGACATCAAGGGATGGACGAGCGATCGTTACATGCCCAAGCTTCGCGATGACTATGATTTGAACCCCGACAAGGTTCCCTTTGATTTCTATGAGTTGGTGGCAGCCTTGGCGCCGCGGACCTTTGTCTCCGTCTCGCCAATTCACGATTCCAACTTTGATGTCAACGGCGTGCGCAAGGCAATTCCAGTCGCAGGCACCATCTATTCGCTGTTCAAGGCTCGCGACGAGCTTGTTTTATTGACGCCTGATTGTGAACATGACTTCCCAACCGAAATGCGTCAGGAAGCCTATCGAGTGATCGATCGTGTTTTACAACACACTCCGAATGATTCCAAAACACAAGGAGCGAAGTGA
- a CDS encoding alpha-keto acid decarboxylase family protein produces MSQASTIIHTDEPPRRATANVTIAQYLIRRLQDYGVDDMFGIPGDYILALYSELEKSPIRMIGCTREDCAGFAADGYARVRGMGAVCVTYCVGGLSICNSIAGAYAEKSPVVVLTGSPGLKERNTGALLHHMVRNFRTQYDVFEKFTIAGTELNDSLTAFSEIDRVLDACDRYKRPVYIELPRDMVNVIPPVAHGYTGAGFQHNQEATDEAIRETVLRLANAQNPVILAGVEMHRFRLQDQLIQLAESTNMPIATTMLGKSVVSERHPLFIGLYEGAIGDAEVTRFVEESDCVLMLGTFLTDINLGIFTAKLDPGRCILATSETLRISHHHFHNVDLKAYLAGLIEAAPTTTTRDTTHLVARTSTETAEEAATELLQTSWMVRQLNQRLDADTIVITDVGDCLFAATELTIHDRSEFLSPAYYTSMGFSIPAALGAATAKPDHRIVVLVGDGAFQMTGQELSTLIRQGHNPIVILLDNHGYGTERYLHEGEWKYNEVAKWNYGELMKVYGRGISHLVSTKAEFNNALDAAWNQTDLPHLIHAKLEENDASQTLRKLAERMSKTVG; encoded by the coding sequence ATGAGTCAAGCCTCTACGATCATTCACACCGATGAACCGCCCCGCCGGGCTACCGCGAACGTCACGATAGCACAGTATTTGATCCGGCGATTACAGGACTACGGCGTTGACGATATGTTCGGGATTCCGGGGGATTATATCTTGGCGTTGTACAGCGAATTGGAAAAGAGTCCGATTCGCATGATCGGGTGCACGCGAGAGGATTGTGCGGGCTTTGCAGCGGACGGCTACGCCCGGGTCCGAGGGATGGGGGCCGTTTGCGTCACCTACTGTGTCGGTGGGTTAAGCATTTGCAACTCCATCGCCGGAGCGTACGCCGAAAAGTCGCCCGTGGTCGTACTGACGGGTTCGCCAGGTTTAAAAGAACGCAACACCGGGGCCTTGTTGCACCACATGGTCCGCAATTTCCGAACACAGTACGACGTTTTCGAAAAGTTCACGATCGCGGGAACCGAGCTCAACGATTCCTTAACCGCGTTTTCAGAAATCGACCGAGTGCTCGATGCATGCGACCGCTACAAGCGACCGGTTTACATCGAGTTGCCACGAGACATGGTCAACGTGATCCCGCCGGTGGCACACGGATACACCGGCGCCGGTTTCCAGCACAACCAGGAAGCGACGGACGAAGCGATTCGCGAAACGGTGCTGCGATTAGCCAACGCCCAGAACCCGGTGATCTTAGCTGGGGTCGAGATGCACCGTTTCCGTTTGCAAGATCAATTGATTCAATTGGCGGAATCGACGAACATGCCGATCGCCACCACGATGCTTGGTAAAAGTGTCGTAAGCGAGCGGCATCCGTTGTTCATCGGATTGTATGAGGGAGCGATCGGGGACGCGGAAGTGACCCGATTCGTCGAAGAAAGCGATTGTGTGTTGATGTTGGGCACCTTTTTAACGGACATCAATCTTGGCATCTTTACGGCAAAATTGGATCCTGGCCGCTGCATCTTGGCGACCAGCGAGACGCTGCGGATTTCTCACCATCACTTTCATAACGTTGATTTGAAGGCGTACCTGGCCGGCTTAATCGAGGCCGCCCCCACGACCACCACGCGGGACACGACGCATTTAGTCGCGCGGACGAGTACGGAGACAGCGGAGGAAGCGGCGACCGAATTGCTACAGACAAGTTGGATGGTTCGTCAACTGAACCAGCGTTTGGACGCGGACACCATCGTTATCACTGACGTAGGGGATTGTTTGTTCGCCGCGACGGAGTTAACGATTCATGATCGCAGTGAGTTTTTGAGTCCGGCGTACTACACGTCGATGGGATTCAGTATCCCGGCAGCACTAGGCGCGGCGACCGCCAAGCCAGATCATCGGATCGTCGTGCTTGTGGGCGATGGTGCCTTTCAAATGACCGGTCAAGAATTGAGCACGTTGATCCGCCAAGGTCACAATCCTATCGTCATCTTGTTGGACAATCATGGGTATGGCACCGAGCGTTACTTGCACGAAGGGGAGTGGAAGTACAACGAAGTGGCCAAGTGGAATTATGGCGAATTGATGAAGGTCTACGGGCGAGGCATAAGTCACTTGGTCTCCACCAAAGCGGAGTTCAACAACGCCTTGGATGCCGCGTGGAATCAAACAGACTTGCCGCATCTAATCCACGCCAAACTGGAGGAGAACGACGCCAGTCAAACGCTGCGCAAACTGGCCGAGCGAATGAGCAAAACGGTTGGTTAG
- a CDS encoding proteasome accessory factor PafA2 family protein produces the protein MNSRPSSSHDPNTASSRAYRRTTPLVSRLMGMETEYATLVADPQNLSTEDLPASLFVYEQICEAIRRDQPTAKGVFDQDQLFLANGGAVTFESHPLMYDSPGGLIEIATPEVRSPDELLACQRSIDQLVAEATAAAETSYDLRVLKNSADALGHVYGCQENYEAEVASGVWLVIYRVFVLLLWSMQVVNLVVSMPLLWAMVFAGWIARRRRGSASDGDNQSVVDDEGFDSDDGDWGDADQGQDVRMAFGSVPRWVTWTVVNLLRLIHLPTLFVLRFVVRHVAFRKQRRYLSALLASRLALCGSGSLDHDGRYRLSAKAMAIDTITDMGGFRGERPVFVFGHWLAHYCAKTFLSLVSTRGMLARRQRLQIGLSDSNMADHAEYVKFASVSLVLDMIEAGAVAELPILKKGVASIHRIASDWNLVSQVPTSHGELSALEIQRKILAAAKQFVDGTSDQWHGEATTVIQRWESLITVLAEFRQDHRQTAAAVGRVDWLTKRFLIDALGENAAWTDKKKVDLRYHELSADGYFYQLLPAKPEVMLVNPDNVRRRRRSPPAGTPAARRGWMIREFAGGEEWIQTDWTYAMIGRGGKRKRVNFDL, from the coding sequence TTGAATTCCCGTCCCTCCTCCTCGCACGATCCCAACACGGCGTCCTCACGGGCTTATCGACGCACCACCCCTTTGGTGTCGCGGTTGATGGGGATGGAAACGGAGTATGCAACGTTGGTGGCGGATCCTCAAAATCTATCTACAGAGGATTTGCCTGCGTCACTGTTTGTCTACGAACAAATTTGTGAGGCGATTCGCCGTGATCAGCCCACTGCAAAAGGAGTTTTCGATCAAGATCAACTGTTTTTAGCAAACGGAGGTGCGGTTACGTTTGAATCCCATCCGTTGATGTACGACTCGCCTGGTGGTTTGATCGAGATCGCGACGCCCGAGGTTCGCAGCCCCGACGAACTGCTCGCCTGCCAGCGTTCGATTGATCAATTGGTTGCCGAAGCAACGGCCGCTGCCGAGACCAGTTACGATCTTCGTGTACTAAAAAATAGCGCTGATGCGCTCGGGCATGTTTATGGATGCCAAGAGAATTACGAAGCCGAGGTGGCGAGCGGTGTGTGGCTCGTGATCTACCGCGTCTTTGTTCTGTTGTTGTGGTCGATGCAAGTCGTCAATCTGGTCGTGTCCATGCCGCTGTTGTGGGCGATGGTGTTTGCGGGATGGATCGCCCGGCGACGACGAGGATCGGCCAGCGACGGAGACAACCAGTCCGTTGTGGATGACGAGGGATTCGACAGCGACGATGGCGATTGGGGCGACGCGGACCAGGGGCAAGACGTTAGGATGGCATTTGGCTCGGTACCGCGTTGGGTGACTTGGACGGTCGTCAATCTATTGCGTTTGATTCACTTGCCGACCTTGTTCGTGCTTCGCTTCGTCGTCCGCCACGTCGCGTTTCGGAAGCAGCGGCGGTACTTATCTGCCTTGCTCGCGTCACGGTTGGCGTTGTGTGGTTCAGGCTCACTGGACCATGACGGACGTTATCGCCTGAGTGCCAAGGCGATGGCGATTGACACCATCACCGATATGGGTGGTTTTCGTGGCGAGCGTCCCGTGTTTGTATTCGGACATTGGTTGGCTCACTATTGTGCCAAGACGTTTTTGTCGTTGGTCTCCACGCGAGGCATGCTTGCTCGGCGACAACGGTTACAGATCGGACTGTCTGATTCGAACATGGCAGACCATGCCGAGTACGTCAAATTTGCTTCGGTTTCTCTCGTGCTCGACATGATCGAAGCAGGCGCGGTAGCTGAGTTGCCCATTTTGAAAAAGGGCGTGGCGTCGATCCATCGTATCGCCAGCGATTGGAACTTGGTGTCGCAAGTGCCAACCTCGCACGGTGAATTATCAGCACTGGAGATTCAGCGAAAGATTTTGGCGGCAGCCAAGCAGTTCGTTGACGGCACCTCTGACCAGTGGCATGGGGAGGCCACCACGGTGATCCAACGCTGGGAATCGCTGATCACGGTCTTGGCTGAGTTTCGGCAGGACCATCGACAAACCGCTGCCGCAGTCGGCCGCGTCGATTGGTTAACCAAACGCTTTTTGATCGATGCGTTGGGTGAGAATGCCGCCTGGACCGACAAGAAGAAGGTCGACTTGCGTTACCATGAGTTATCTGCGGACGGTTACTTTTATCAGCTGTTGCCAGCGAAGCCTGAGGTCATGCTCGTCAATCCGGACAATGTGCGACGGCGTCGGCGTTCGCCGCCAGCCGGAACGCCGGCGGCAAGGCGAGGCTGGATGATTCGTGAATTCGCCGGTGGGGAGGAGTGGATTCAGACCGACTGGACTTATGCGATGATTGGTCGCGGTGGCAAACGCAAGCGAGTCAATTTCGATTTGTAG